From a region of the Primulina eburnea isolate SZY01 chromosome 7, ASM2296580v1, whole genome shotgun sequence genome:
- the LOC140835955 gene encoding psbP domain-containing protein 2, chloroplastic isoform X1, which yields MAVCGISISLNKQSHPHLIGTLPSLSTLKKPIQLLSSSSSSTSSSGAVRWRERLGVSLGRRMFKLSIFGFLSSWDLVFSRLLFNSEALASPLLELDRYTDSKDGFTLLVPSSWIKVDKAGATVLFEDSNDKTNNVGVVVSPTRISSLGEFGTPEFVADKLIQAERRKESTKEAEVISVSERVGHAGLQVYEFEYKVDSTRGGMKWVFSAAFATSKKLYLLNITHSDRLDDPLEMKKRMILEQVLHSFNAIPST from the exons ATGGCTGTGTGTGGGATTTCAATTTCGTTGAACAAGCAAAGCCATCCTCACCTTATTGGCACTCTTCCTTCTTTATCAACTCTGAAGAAACCAATCCAACTTCTTTCTTCCTCATCATCTTCCACCTCTTCTTCAGGTGCTGTAAGATGGAGGGAAAGATTGGGAGTTTCTTTGGGGAGAAGAATGTTTAAGCTGTCAATCTTTGGGTTTTTATCATCATGGGACCTAGTATTTTCCAGACTCTTGTTTAATTCTGAGGCGCTGGCATCTCCATTATTGGAGCTTGACAGATACACCGATTCCAAAGATGGCTTCACTCTCCTCGTACCCTCTTCCTGGATTAAG GTTGATAAAGCGGGGGCAACTGTTTTGTTTGAAGATTCAAACGACAAAACTAATAATGTGGGAGTTGTGGTCAGTCCAACTAGGATATCGAGCCTTGGAGAATTTGGGACTCCTGAATTTGTGGCAGATAAGCTTATTCAGGCTGAAAGGCGCAAG GAAAGTACAAAAGAAGCCGAGGTAATTTCTGTCTCAGAGAGAGTGGGCCATGCAGGTCTACAAGTTTATGAGTTTGAGTACAAGGTTGATAGCACCAGGGGAGGGATGAAGTGGGTGTTTTCTGCCGCATTCGCCACTTCTAAGAAGCTCTACCTTTTGAATATCACTCATTCTGATAGGTTAGACGACCCTCTGGAAATGAAGAAGAGAATGATTCTTGAACAAGTTCTTCATTCTTTCAATGCTATACCTTCAACGTGA
- the LOC140836428 gene encoding amino acid permease 3-like, whose protein sequence is MGEGAATDDNNNHHHHHHHHNQAVDISVILPPHFGPKDIDDDGRPQRTGNVWTASAHIITAVIGSGVLSLAWAIAQLGWVAGPTVMFLFSFVIYYTSTLLADCYRSGDPLFGKRNYTYMDAVRSNLGGFKMKLCGLIQYLNIFGVAIGYTIAASISMMAIKRSDCFHESEGKDLCRMSSNPYMIAFGITQILFSQIPDFDQIWWLSIVAAVMSFTYSSIGLGLGIAKVAETGMIKGSLTGISIGTVTETQKIWRSFQALGDIAFAYSFSIILIEIQDTVKSPPSESKTMKKATLISTIVTTAFYMLCGCMGYAAFGDLAPGNLLTGFGFYNPYWLLDIANAAIVIHLVGAYQVYCQPLFAFLEKKASEKWPDSGFITQEIRIPVPFLEYSYNLNLFRLLWRTMFVVITTVISMLLPFFNDVVGILGAFGFWPLTVYFPVEMYIAQKRIPKWSTRWICLQMLSFACLVISIAAAAGSVAGVILDLKVYKPFKTGY, encoded by the exons ATGGGTGAGGGTGCTGCCACCGACGACAACAacaaccaccaccaccaccaccaccaccacaacCAAGCGGTAGACATCTCCGTCATTTTGCCACCCCATTTTGGCCCCAAAGATATCGATGATGATGGTCGACCCCAAAGAACTG GGAATGTTTGGACCGCGAGCGCACACATCATAACCGCGGTGATTGGATCCGGAGTGTTGTCCTTGGCATGGGCCATAGCCCAATTAGGATGGGTCGCAGGCCCAACTGTGATGTTCTTGTTCTCTTTCGTGATTTACTACACCTCAACTCTCCTAGCCGATTGCTACCGCTCCGGTGATCCATTATTTGGCAAGAGAAACTACACTTACATGGATGCCGTCCGATCAAATCTTG GTGGATTTAAAATGAAGTTATGCGGGCTAATCCAGTATCTTAACATATTTGGAGTGGCCATTGGGTACACCATTGCAGCATCTATAAGCATGAT GGCCATCAAAAGATCAGATTGTTTCCACGAAAGTGAAGGGAAAGACCTGTGCCGCATGTCGAGTAATCCGTATATGATCGCTTTTGGGATCACACAAATCTTGTTTTCACAAATCCCTGACTTTGATCAGATATGGTGGCTCTCGATAGTTGCTGCTGTCATGTCCTTTACATATTCGTCCATCGGCTTGGGCCTCGGCATCGCCAAAGTGGCAG AAACTGGAATGATCAAGGGTAGTTTGACTGGAATAAGCATTGGAACAGTGACTGAGACACAAAAGATTTGGAGGAGCTTCCAAGCTTTAGGGGACATTGCCTTTGCGTACTCATTTTCAATCATTCTTATTGAAATTCAG GACACCGTAAAATCGCCTCCATCCGAGTCGAAAACCATGAAAAAAGCCACACTTATCAGCACTATTGTAACAACTGCATTCTACATGCTCTGTGGCTGTATGGGATATGCAGCATTCGGAGACCTTGCACCAGGAAATCTTCTTACCGGATTTGGATTCTACAACCCTTATTGGCTTCTCGACATAGCAAACGCAGCAATCGTGATACACTTAGTCGGTGCTTACCAAGTCTACTGCCAGCCACTTTTCGCGTTTCTTGAGAAAAAAGCATCCGAAAAATGGCCTGATAGCGGATTCATCACTCAAGAAATCCGTATCCCGGTTCCCTTTCTGGAGTATTCGTATAACCTGAACTTGTTCCGGTTACTTTGGAGGACTATGTTTGTGGTGATCACTACTGTTATATCGATGCTGCTGCCTTTTTTCAATGACGTGGTTGGGATTCTTGGGGCTTTCGGGTTCTGGCCTTTAACGGTTTATTTCCCAGTTGAGATGTATATTGCGCAGAAAAGGATACCGAAGTGGAGTACACGATGGATTTGTTTACAGATGCTGAGTTTCGCTTGTTTAGTGATCTCTATTGCTGCTGCTGCCGGTTCTGTTGCGGGTGTGATTCTTGATCTCAAGGTGTACAAGCCATTCAAAACTGGCTACTGA
- the LOC140835955 gene encoding psbP domain-containing protein 2, chloroplastic isoform X2, with protein MAVCGISISLNKQSHPHLIGTLPSLSTLKKPIQLLSSSSSSTSSSGAVRWRERLGVSLGRRMFKLSIFGFLSSWDLVFSRLLFNSEALASPLLELDRYTDSKDGFTLLVPSSWIKLDIGVNQVDKAGATVLFEDSNDKTNNVGVVVSPTRISSLGEFGTPEFVADKLIQAERRKGRFASAGSAPIIDGRSQTIHTCIIVLTHYVKWADESF; from the exons ATGGCTGTGTGTGGGATTTCAATTTCGTTGAACAAGCAAAGCCATCCTCACCTTATTGGCACTCTTCCTTCTTTATCAACTCTGAAGAAACCAATCCAACTTCTTTCTTCCTCATCATCTTCCACCTCTTCTTCAGGTGCTGTAAGATGGAGGGAAAGATTGGGAGTTTCTTTGGGGAGAAGAATGTTTAAGCTGTCAATCTTTGGGTTTTTATCATCATGGGACCTAGTATTTTCCAGACTCTTGTTTAATTCTGAGGCGCTGGCATCTCCATTATTGGAGCTTGACAGATACACCGATTCCAAAGATGGCTTCACTCTCCTCGTACCCTCTTCCTGGATTAAG CTTGACATTGGAGTGAATCAGGTTGATAAAGCGGGGGCAACTGTTTTGTTTGAAGATTCAAACGACAAAACTAATAATGTGGGAGTTGTGGTCAGTCCAACTAGGATATCGAGCCTTGGAGAATTTGGGACTCCTGAATTTGTGGCAGATAAGCTTATTCAGGCTGAAAGGCGCAAG GGGCGGTTTGCTTCTGCTGGATCAGCCCCTATAATAGATGGGAGAAGTCAAACAATACACACATGTATCATTGTCCTAACCCATTATGTAAAATGGGCTGACGAGAGTTTTTAG
- the LOC140835955 gene encoding psbP domain-containing protein 2, chloroplastic isoform X3 — protein sequence MAVCGISISLNKQSHPHLIGTLPSLSTLKKPIQLLSSSSSSTSSSGAVRWRERLGVSLGRRMFKLSIFGFLSSWDLVFSRLLFNSEALASPLLELDRYTDSKDGFTLLVPSSWIKVDKAGATVLFEDSNDKTNNVGVVVSPTRISSLGEFGTPEFVADKLIQAERRKGRFASAGSAPIIDGRSQTIHTCIIVLTHYVKWADESF from the exons ATGGCTGTGTGTGGGATTTCAATTTCGTTGAACAAGCAAAGCCATCCTCACCTTATTGGCACTCTTCCTTCTTTATCAACTCTGAAGAAACCAATCCAACTTCTTTCTTCCTCATCATCTTCCACCTCTTCTTCAGGTGCTGTAAGATGGAGGGAAAGATTGGGAGTTTCTTTGGGGAGAAGAATGTTTAAGCTGTCAATCTTTGGGTTTTTATCATCATGGGACCTAGTATTTTCCAGACTCTTGTTTAATTCTGAGGCGCTGGCATCTCCATTATTGGAGCTTGACAGATACACCGATTCCAAAGATGGCTTCACTCTCCTCGTACCCTCTTCCTGGATTAAG GTTGATAAAGCGGGGGCAACTGTTTTGTTTGAAGATTCAAACGACAAAACTAATAATGTGGGAGTTGTGGTCAGTCCAACTAGGATATCGAGCCTTGGAGAATTTGGGACTCCTGAATTTGTGGCAGATAAGCTTATTCAGGCTGAAAGGCGCAAG GGGCGGTTTGCTTCTGCTGGATCAGCCCCTATAATAGATGGGAGAAGTCAAACAATACACACATGTATCATTGTCCTAACCCATTATGTAAAATGGGCTGACGAGAGTTTTTAG